Below is a genomic region from Xiphophorus couchianus chromosome 9, X_couchianus-1.0, whole genome shotgun sequence.
CTGTCTTTATGGATACATTAAAGGAAACACTGACACACAACAAgtgaaaggaaacagaaaaataataatgtgttgGTGAACTCACTAAGTGCACAGTTGGTATGTGCTAATAACTGCTGGTGGATTATGGAAATTGCAAAGTTACttcctggaaaacacaaacacacatgtcTTTTAGTGGCTCACCTTTTTCTGGGGTGGTTAGGGGAAAACCTGCACTACCCTGAATGGGAAGCTGGACTGGTGAGCAGCTTGTGCTCAACGCTGGAGATGAGATGTTATGGCTCAAACGAGACAGAACAGGAGACTGAACGTGAAGAAGGAAATGTTGGCCATGTTTTGACCTCCTGACCCCTGCCTCCAAATCAACCTTGCTAAGAGCCCTCACTCCACTCAGGACAGCTTTATTGGACAAGTTTTTATCATTACTAGAGAGGAAAGAAGAGATGTCTTAATTAGATGCCAGTTCAATTTTGCatgtagaaacagaaacaacaaagaaataagtcacaacaacaaaagcataataaaattttttccaCTGCAAATGTGGGCAAAAACAAATCCAGGGCTGAACCCAGATTCACTCGCTCAGCACATCTATTCTTTGCAAAAAACTGTTGGGCTCACTGTTTCTCTCATCCCAACTGGAACTATCTGGCACAGTCACATGCGTGTGCTTTATTAACTGAGGACAGGCTTTACACAGCGgtggcggcagcagcagcagcaccataCTGTAGGGGGGAGGGGCAACTCACGTGCATAAGATGAGGACACACTCTGGATACATATTCTGGTATTGCAGGCAGCACTGCAGCACTCTGTCATCATTATTCTCGGTATTCAGACCATCTGAGGATcaaaaaaggaaatgacaaaaagacGACAATGACTCAGAAAACCAGTCTGATGTAAGAGTCTGCTTACTTCAGTCACAACAACTGCTTACTCTGCTTAGTCTGCTTACTTCACATTGCTATGGTGTTCAtattaaagtgtaaaaataatcCTCAtggtaataaaagaaaaaggatggatgcatttttaaacacttacactaaataaaaatttgtttcaaaagtaCATGTAATTATTGTTCTTCATTAGGGATTGTACATGGAGGCAACCTGCCCTTGAATTTCACTCCTCTCAGCTACAATAATGGGGATCCTTACAATCACTTAAGCGTGAGTGCCACCTAGTGGGCATAAAATGAATAGCAGGCAGGATTTCTGAAAGTTAAATTCATGACCTTcacaaattatgaaaatgtataaTCTATTTAATCACTTAATGTATATTTAACTTAATTATTAGCATAAGCAAtaaataacataacataacatgactaacattaattaatgttttgtgaaaacagCAAAGGTTTAGTTGGATTCATTGCCAGATGGTGCAAAAAGCAATGAGATGTACTTTTACACAGTGTATGACCATATCTGGTTTCTCCTGCATTTTACCATAATGAATGAACAAGTAATTAATAAGGAAatgtgaagttttaaattttatttggctAAACATGTGGTTCAAAGCTAGCAAGGTAATTTATCAGCAAAATCTGTACTCACTGCTGATCTGAGTGGCCTGCTGCATGGACTGCCCCCACAGGTGGGGATCCCGCTTCTTCAGAGAGGTGTAAATAAACGAGATGGCCGGAGTTGCAAGGTGGGCGACAGATCCTGACAgaccttttctatttttaagggAATCCAGCTCTTGTAGAACCACCCATGGGATCAGGACAACTGGAAATCCCAATGCTAGGAGAGAACAAAGAGCAAGCCGATGTGAATGTATGCATCAACAATAGTCAACATTTCACTATTATTTATGAATATAACAGATGTATTACAACCATAAATACTAATTACTTTTCGCTTCAACAGCATTGATCTTGTTAAAGCTACCAGTTCTTATGTACATGAATCTgaggctgatttttatttttctgttttaacgaGTCTAAACCAACATACCCTGAGGTAACTAGAAATGcccatattttaaatttcaaagaCAGAAGGCAATGCTCTTTGACAACAAGATcgttaataattattttacatctCAATGGAGAAATTAGAAACATAAAAGATGTGAAATGAACTATAAAAGCAGCAGGTTTAGtcacaaaaacaatatatttaatacCTTCAAGGCCACAAGATcggatttttttcacataatccAAGTGACTGAGGAGAATGTTGGTGTCCAGAACCAAGATTAGGGTTTTCTGTTTGGGAACCCTGTCTGAATAGACAAGTTAAGTCAATTGATACTCAagtgaaaactgaacaaaacactGGATAAAAATATGCAGCTCTACAAATAGGACTTGCATTGTCTCCACTTAGGAGGCAGAGAACTACACTGTGAATGAATGGTTTTCATCAAAGTATATTAAtgaaatggcctagtcaaagtcaagactGACACAGCATCTCTGTTGAAACTTGAAAGTTACCGTTCTCAGACACTTTCATTCAGTCTGACTGCATTTGAATGACCCACAACTCATCTCAGGGACACAGAGATTGAGATTTTTCTCTATAAAATAATTACCAAATTTATGTGCAGTCCATCCATTTTAATCTTTGAAccttaataacatttttaaaaggaaacaataaaactcACAATTGGTTTCTGCGGCTCCTTCCTCAGCAGAATCTATGTCCATGCCGGTGAGTTCACCGTAGCTCTGCTTCACATTTACCTCCAGCCTCCTTTCAGACCGAGCAAGATGAAGCTCTTCAACTACCTGAccctgaaagaaaaattatttttcaaatagaaattaaaaagcaCCTAAATTAATACTAAGGTTAATCATTGGtgcttttttaactttattatttttttacctgatCAAAGAATTGCTCAGAGTTTGCATCTCCTGCTGGTGGGCGTTCAGATAGAAGATGGTCAGGCAAAGATGATCTCTTACTTTGTTCTTTACAAGGAGAATTGGAGGAACCAGCCAAAAGCCTGCAAGGTTCCACCGTTGCTGGCTCCAATTTCTTCGCTCCAGAGCCGTCTTTGTTATCCTTAAGCTTGAGGTTTTGGTTTGAAGACACTGTATTATTATTTCCGAGTGAGCTGTGTGCAAGTGACGGCTGACTcttttttggtattttgaaattgaattttaaagGCAAACATTTTAGAGTGCCTATTTGTTTTAGAGTGGATGGTGGTGGTTCTGATTTGTTGCTCTCTGGGGTTGAAGTGAAGCTCTTCCATTTCTTTGGGTTTGTCACTGTCGTAGAGGGTTTCGGTGAAATGCAAGACTTCTGTGTGACAGTGGTAGGGGGATTTTTGGCATCCATACTCGTACTTCTGTTATACCGATAATTTTCACTTGTGTTCTGGTCTCGCTCCATGTTGctccatttttgaaaatgtttgcagtggGAGGAGATGGGTTCTTGGGTCTTAATATTCCTGCTGTCATATGAGGTTCTTGAAGGTTCCCTAGCTGATTCATTCCTCCTCTCTGAACCCTGCCTGTGATCTCTATGTTCAGCAGCATCTAACTTGTTActcatttgctcattttttaGTTTGGAATAACTGCCCTGAGAGCACTTTTTATCAAACTTGCCTTTCAATTTCTTCTCTATTGTCTGATTAAGTAAAGCAGCACAGCTTGCCTTATTGGGCTTTGACTGGTCCCTTGTCACAGTTTTAATTTCCCTCGTTGTTCTAGATATACTGGATTGACCTTCCCCATGTAATTGCAAGGATCCCTTGTTTTTAAGCTGCTCTTCTTTAGGAGAGACTTTCTGctgttcttttgttgttgacaGTCTGTAAACAGGCTTTGCTATCTTGCGGGAGCTGTGGGAGTC
It encodes:
- the swt1 gene encoding transcriptional protein SWT1 isoform X1, whose protein sequence is MSKHFKKRKLNRLSPSSGEEEAGSNCQNDASKRKSHKRKIDEMDRKSSKKEQKKSHQVDSHSSRKIAKPVYRLSTTKEQQKVSPKEEQLKNKGSLQLHGEGQSSISRTTREIKTVTRDQSKPNKASCAALLNQTIEKKLKGKFDKKCSQGSYSKLKNEQMSNKLDAAEHRDHRQGSERRNESAREPSRTSYDSRNIKTQEPISSHCKHFQKWSNMERDQNTSENYRYNRSTSMDAKNPPTTVTQKSCISPKPSTTVTNPKKWKSFTSTPESNKSEPPPSTLKQIGTLKCLPLKFNFKIPKKSQPSLAHSSLGNNNTVSSNQNLKLKDNKDGSGAKKLEPATVEPCRLLAGSSNSPCKEQSKRSSLPDHLLSERPPAGDANSEQFFDQGQVVEELHLARSERRLEVNVKQSYGELTGMDIDSAEEGAAETNYRVPKQKTLILVLDTNILLSHLDYVKKIRSCGLEALGFPVVLIPWVVLQELDSLKNRKGLSGSVAHLATPAISFIYTSLKKRDPHLWGQSMQQATQISNGLNTENNDDRVLQCCLQYQNMYPECVLILCTNDKNLSNKAVLSGVRALSKVDLEAGVRRSKHGQHFLLHVQSPVLSRLSHNISSPALSTSCSPVQLPIQGSNFAISIIHQQLLAHTNCALNPPVNSPSVKGDFKEAEWDLSRYLCELEDSLRDVLSEVLETEMKAAYDELWQEIVYIKPPWSLQDVLQCFKKHWIAVFGHLVPRKMLETVGNLINFFSSGETVSTLGFLQETKELVKAFGKSSSSKLVPGAITVIENILNKAQSQHHASGEQELSAGDVVMNDDESVDKQPGSAHISSQKVWAVFENIWSQVCQTSLEVFKALSFDPHTMQAATPMGRPPPPQDALACLHRLSSMVSQLLQAFGRVLSSTPGLEEVQTLLSIIYSNKLVSEEARLTAKDLLDCFSQPDYREKLGVGGNQLLELKKALDGCVQTTGQNFAFTAPC
- the swt1 gene encoding transcriptional protein SWT1 isoform X3; the protein is MSKHFKKRKLNRLSPSSGEEEAGSNCQNDASKRKSHKRKIDEMDRKSSKKEQKKSHQVDSHSSRKIAKPVYRLSTTKEQQKVSPKEEQLKNKGSLQLHGEGQSSISRTTREIKTVTRDQSKPNKASCAALLNQTIEKKLKGKFDKKCSQGSYSKLKNEQMSNKLDAAEHRDHRQGSERRNESAREPSRTSYDSRNIKTQEPISSHCKHFQKWSNMERDQNTSENYRYNRSTSMDAKNPPTTVTQKSCISPKPSTTVTNPKKWKSFTSTPESNKSEPPPSTLKQIGTLKCLPLKFNFKIPKKSQPSLAHSSLGNNNTVSSNQNLKLKDNKDGSGAKKLEPATVEPCRLLAGSSNSPCKEQSKRSSLPDHLLSERPPAGDANSEQFFDQGQVVEELHLARSERRLEVNVKQSYGELTGMDIDSAEEGAAETNYRVPKQKTLILVLDTNILLSHLDYVKKIRSCGLEALGFPVVLIPWVVLQELDSLKNRKGLSGSVAHLATPAISFIYTSLKKRDPHLWGQSMQQATQISNGLNTENNDDRVLQCCLQYQNMYPECVLILCTNDKNLSNKAVLSGVRALSKVDLEAGVRRSKHGQHFLLHVQSPVLSRLSHNISSPALSTSCSPVQLPIQGSNFAISIIHQQLLAHTNCALNPPVNSPSVKGDFKEAEWDLSRYLCELEDSLRDVLSEVLETEMKAAYDELWQEIVYIKPPWSLQDVLQCFKKHWIAVFGHLVPRKMLETVGNLINFFSSGETVSTLGFLQETKELVKAFGKSSSSKLVPGAITVIENILNKAQSQHHASGEQELSAGDVVMNDDESVDKQPGSAHISSQKVWAVFENIWSQVCQTSLEVFKALSFDPHTMQAATPMGRPPPPQDALACLHRLSSMVSQLLQAFGRVLSSTPGLEEVQTLLSIIYSNKLVSEEARLTAKDLLDCFSQPDYSQTSSRLFPGRNLELEETSYWS
- the swt1 gene encoding transcriptional protein SWT1 isoform X2, coding for MSKHFKKRKLNRLSPSSGEEEAGSNCQNDASKRKSHKRKIDEMDRKSSKKEQKKSHQVDSHSSRKIAKPVYRLSTTKEQQKVSPKEEQLKNKGSLQLHGEGQSSISRTTREIKTVTRDQSKPNKASCAALLNQTIEKKLKGKFDKKCSQGSYSKLKNEQMSNKLDAAEHRDHRQGSERRNESAREPSRTSYDSRNIKTQEPISSHCKHFQKWSNMERDQNTSENYRYNRSTSMDAKNPPTTVTQKSCISPKPSTTVTNPKKWKSFTSTPESNKSEPPPSTLKQIGTLKCLPLKFNFKIPKKSQPSLAHSSLGNNNTVSSNQNLKLKDNKDGSGAKKLEPATVEPCRLLAGSSNSPCKEQSKRSSLPDHLLSERPPAGDANSEQFFDQGQVVEELHLARSERRLEVNVKQSYGELTGMDIDSAEEGAAETNYRVPKQKTLILVLDTNILLSHLDYVKKIRSCGLEALGFPVVLIPWVVLQELDSLKNRKGLSGSVAHLATPAISFIYTSLKKRDPHLWGQSMQQATQISNGLNTENNDDRVLQCCLQYQNMYPECVLILCTNDKNLSNKAVLSGVRALSKVDLEAGVRRSKHGQHFLLHVQSPVLSRLSHNISSPALSTSCSPVQLPIQGSAGFPLTTPEKDPPVNSPSVKGDFKEAEWDLSRYLCELEDSLRDVLSEVLETEMKAAYDELWQEIVYIKPPWSLQDVLQCFKKHWIAVFGHLVPRKMLETVGNLINFFSSGETVSTLGFLQETKELVKAFGKSSSSKLVPGAITVIENILNKAQSQHHASGEQELSAGDVVMNDDESVDKQPGSAHISSQKVWAVFENIWSQVCQTSLEVFKALSFDPHTMQAATPMGRPPPPQDALACLHRLSSMVSQLLQAFGRVLSSTPGLEEVQTLLSIIYSNKLVSEEARLTAKDLLDCFSQPDYREKLGVGGNQLLELKKALDGCVQTTGQNFAFTAPC